The DNA window CGCCCCTTCGTCCAGGGGCTTGTGCCCCTGGCTACATTCTTACGCCCCTTTGGGGCTAGGGGCTCACGCCCGTGGCTACATGCTTACGCCCCTTCGTCCAGGGGCTTGTGCCCCTGGCTACATCCTTGCGCCCCTTCGGGGCTGATCAGGGCGGGTGGGGAAGGTTTGGTCCCAGTGGGTGCGGCGTTGTGAGGGGCTTTGTCCGAAGTAGCGGCGGAAGGTTTTGGCGAAGTGGAAGGGGCAGGGGTAGCCGGTCTGTTGGGCGACGGCTTTGATCGGGAGGTCCGTGGTGAGCAGGAGGTGCTGGGCGAGAGACATGCGTTTGTTGAGCATGTAGCGGTAGGGGCTCAGGCCGGCGTGGCGTCTGAAGAGGTGGTGGAAGTAGTTGGGGGCGAGGCCGGCTGCGCGTGCGACGGTTTCGAGCGAGGGGCATTGCTGATGGTGGCGGTCCATGTAGGCGATGGCTGGGGCGAGGGGTTGGTGTGTGTCGGTGTCGGCGTCGGAGGGTTGGTGGACGGACGCGATCACGCGGGCGAGGATGTCCTGGATGAACGCGTGGAGGCGGAGTTGGGCGGGCGGCGCTGACTGGGTCAGTATCCGGCGGTCG is part of the Phycisphaerae bacterium genome and encodes:
- a CDS encoding helix-turn-helix transcriptional regulator yields the protein MATDYELLDAGDTLCSREWNGHGPYACYMIYYLQAGRSRLQIAGRDHRLQPGRVYFFSGYHLGRYGCDSMRVRWLHLNPTNFTLTRALNQAAPLHSWANDLPNYWRDLLENIDRRILTQSAPPAQLRLHAFIQDILARVIASVHQPSDADTDTHQPLAPAIAYMDRHHQQCPSLETVARAAGLAPNYFHHLFRRHAGLSPYRYMLNKRMSLAQHLLLTTDLPIKAVAQQTGYPCPFHFAKTFRRYFGQSPSQRRTHWDQTFPTRPDQPRRGARM